A window from Opitutia bacterium ISCC 52 encodes these proteins:
- a CDS encoding sulfatase has protein sequence MKNFCIPFLILGLVVGCADPKSDSSSEKAGEMNILFIIADDLRPDMGAYGDAIAVTPHLDSLASQSVVFNRAYCQKAVCWPSRNSFFSGLMPASLGKKTNAKNTFRAEHPDIVALPQLFKNHGWYTQGFGKILHNGQDDPGSWSEPWFEPESLHYAAPENVDKHPIINRSVSENRVNPLFEAADVGDEAYEDGLTAQAAREAIRAASAREDPFFMMVGFHKPHTPFNAPKKYWDLYERESIPLAEYPNPPQNADPLYAVHESRYVRSFKDIPQSGQMPDDLAREIKHAYYACISYVDALVGGILEELEASGQLDNTIIIFTSDHGYQLGDHSLWSKHTNFELATRVPLLVSVPRASSQGKSMNSLVELLDLFPTLAELCGLSQPDHLEGRSFAASLLDAPSIKRKSAYSEYSRNGAIGRSIRTDRFRYIEWQSLKTKQVVSRELYDHENDPGENVSVAGEAAHAALIEELSQLLATRM, from the coding sequence ATGAAGAATTTTTGTATTCCCTTCCTGATCTTGGGATTGGTTGTTGGTTGTGCGGATCCGAAGTCAGATAGTTCATCCGAGAAAGCTGGGGAAATGAATATCCTCTTCATTATTGCCGATGACTTACGGCCTGACATGGGGGCCTATGGCGATGCAATCGCAGTGACTCCCCACCTCGATAGCCTGGCCAGTCAATCGGTAGTCTTCAACCGGGCTTATTGTCAGAAGGCTGTGTGCTGGCCTTCTCGAAATAGTTTCTTCTCTGGACTTATGCCGGCCTCGTTGGGGAAGAAGACGAATGCGAAAAACACCTTTCGGGCGGAACATCCGGACATTGTAGCTTTGCCACAGCTCTTTAAGAACCACGGCTGGTATACTCAAGGCTTTGGAAAGATTCTACACAATGGGCAGGACGACCCGGGTTCCTGGTCAGAACCTTGGTTTGAGCCTGAGTCCCTTCATTATGCAGCTCCTGAAAATGTGGACAAACATCCCATTATCAATCGTTCAGTATCTGAGAATCGGGTGAACCCGTTGTTTGAGGCGGCGGATGTGGGAGATGAAGCCTACGAAGATGGGCTGACCGCCCAAGCTGCCCGTGAGGCGATACGTGCCGCTTCCGCTCGAGAAGATCCTTTCTTTATGATGGTAGGCTTTCACAAGCCGCATACACCATTCAATGCGCCGAAGAAATATTGGGACCTATATGAGCGGGAATCGATTCCGCTCGCTGAGTACCCAAATCCGCCTCAGAATGCGGATCCTCTTTATGCGGTTCATGAGTCCAGGTATGTTCGTAGCTTTAAAGATATTCCCCAGTCAGGGCAAATGCCTGATGATCTGGCCCGAGAAATTAAACATGCCTATTATGCCTGTATCAGTTATGTGGATGCGTTGGTAGGTGGGATCCTGGAAGAGCTGGAAGCAAGTGGGCAGCTGGACAATACGATTATCATATTTACTTCGGATCATGGTTATCAGCTGGGAGATCACTCCTTGTGGTCGAAGCACACCAATTTCGAATTGGCCACTCGAGTACCTTTGTTGGTTTCAGTCCCCCGTGCTTCGTCACAAGGCAAATCGATGAACAGTCTGGTAGAGCTGCTCGACTTGTTCCCGACACTAGCTGAGCTGTGTGGCCTATCGCAACCGGACCATCTCGAAGGTAGAAGTTTTGCTGCCTCTTTGTTGGATGCTCCATCTATAAAACGGAAAAGTGCCTACAGTGAGTATTCCAGGAATGGAGCTATCGGACGTTCCATTCGTACCGACCGATTTCGCTATATTGAATGGCAAAGTCTGAAAACGAAACAGGTGGTTTCTCGTGAACTCTATGACCATGAAAATGATCCGGGAGAGAATGTAAGTGTGGCTGGGGAAGCGGCTCATGCTGCTTTGATTGAGGAATTGTCTCAATTGCTGGCAACCAGAATGTAG
- a CDS encoding DMT family transporter, giving the protein MLNHPITAKAAVAAILITVMWGGNSPSIKIALEGFPPLALAGVRFSLGALTVLVWVLFARIPLKPTRNELRLLVSLLVLFVLQIYLLHAGTRYTLAAHSGVLMSTNPFFITLFAHFFVPGDRLNRFKVGGMILSFSGIVFIFGEGILTSAADYLFGDALVLLSGLLLGARQVFTKSLTQKIHPARLLFWQAALSLPVFFALSAIFERGASIELNTRIISAVVYQGVVVAGLCFIFWTVLLRRMNASRLGVFGFVSPISGVIISYYLLGEPISNALLFGVLLVGLGIVVVNLQGTDKPPVRSIG; this is encoded by the coding sequence ATGCTGAATCATCCTATTACTGCCAAGGCTGCTGTTGCCGCCATTCTCATCACTGTGATGTGGGGCGGGAATTCACCCTCCATAAAAATAGCGCTGGAAGGATTTCCTCCGCTCGCATTGGCAGGCGTACGTTTTTCACTGGGAGCGTTGACGGTTCTTGTCTGGGTTTTGTTCGCACGTATTCCTCTAAAACCTACTCGTAATGAACTACGACTTCTCGTTTCTCTTCTCGTCCTGTTTGTCCTGCAAATTTATCTACTGCACGCTGGCACACGTTATACCTTGGCGGCGCATTCGGGTGTGCTGATGTCTACCAATCCATTCTTCATCACCCTGTTCGCGCATTTCTTTGTCCCGGGTGACAGGCTGAATCGTTTCAAGGTCGGTGGAATGATACTGTCCTTTTCCGGGATCGTATTTATTTTTGGCGAAGGAATCCTGACATCTGCTGCCGATTATCTTTTCGGAGATGCGCTGGTTCTTCTCAGCGGCCTTTTATTGGGGGCCCGTCAGGTCTTCACCAAGTCTCTTACTCAAAAAATCCATCCTGCGCGGCTCTTATTCTGGCAGGCGGCTCTCAGCCTTCCGGTCTTTTTTGCCCTGAGTGCCATTTTCGAGCGCGGAGCCAGTATTGAGCTGAATACTAGAATAATTTCAGCCGTTGTTTACCAAGGTGTGGTGGTTGCCGGATTATGCTTTATTTTTTGGACGGTGTTACTTCGGCGAATGAATGCTAGTAGGCTTGGGGTCTTTGGATTTGTTTCGCCTATCTCTGGAGTTATCATCAGCTATTATTTATTAGGCGAACCTATTTCTAATGCTCTTCTATTTGGAGTGCTCCTGGTGGGGCTGGGAATTGTGGTGGTCAACCTTCAGGGGACTGACAAGCCGCCCGTTAGAAGTATAGGCTAA
- a CDS encoding alginate export family protein produces the protein MKLNKRTTITRLGGTCVLLAALTQSLFSQAETEFGKFTGDFRARAESADQQGRPASDALTLRSRIGCQSQDFEGFSFLIEGEDVRAMDEDDYNPYPVAGKTVIADPEGTELNRAQISYKQDGFTGTVGRQRIILDGARYVGNVGWRQNEQTYDAATLTWND, from the coding sequence ATGAAACTGAACAAGAGAACTACCATAACGCGTCTCGGAGGTACTTGTGTCCTTCTTGCTGCTTTGACTCAAAGCTTGTTTTCTCAAGCGGAAACAGAATTCGGAAAATTTACAGGAGACTTTCGTGCGCGTGCTGAATCAGCTGATCAGCAAGGACGACCTGCATCGGATGCGTTGACGCTGAGATCGAGAATTGGATGTCAGTCCCAGGACTTCGAAGGCTTCAGCTTCCTGATTGAAGGAGAAGATGTCAGGGCGATGGATGAAGATGATTACAATCCGTATCCTGTCGCGGGAAAAACCGTCATTGCCGATCCGGAGGGCACCGAACTGAATCGGGCTCAGATTTCTTATAAGCAGGATGGGTTTACCGGCACGGTGGGTCGCCAACGCATTATATTGGATGGCGCTCGCTATGTTGGGAATGTGGGTTGGCGTCAAAATGAACAAACCTACGATGCCGCGACTTTGACGTGGAATGACTAG
- a CDS encoding inositol monophosphatase family protein, with translation MEGDAAIQERIQAGLEAIEAQIPLFNKLFGRVESQWKADRSRVTEADLTISNETEARILAAFPEDQFFSEETQDQTEPVPLTSEFVWIIDPVDGTNNFAIGMSMCAISLGLLRNGVPVYGFIYDFSRHTLMHGGKGFGAFDGDKPMAISQRTESNELFAAFDGFSAERLFSLLAALKGQGFKLRNVGSGTLHLAYTANGLMDGSFSNRVSIWDVAASIALCEAVGSEFNEFGESFFPMTEFNLKEPKMYFYAGTPHFCRLVESVWKKAGVFPG, from the coding sequence ATGGAAGGGGATGCAGCAATACAGGAGCGTATTCAGGCGGGGCTCGAGGCGATCGAAGCTCAGATTCCTCTGTTTAATAAGCTGTTTGGTCGAGTTGAAAGCCAGTGGAAAGCGGATCGCTCACGTGTGACGGAAGCGGATCTTACCATTTCTAATGAAACCGAGGCACGCATCCTGGCGGCATTTCCTGAAGATCAATTTTTTTCTGAAGAGACGCAGGACCAAACGGAGCCGGTGCCACTGACGTCGGAGTTTGTTTGGATTATCGATCCCGTCGATGGCACGAATAATTTCGCGATAGGGATGTCCATGTGTGCTATTTCCTTGGGTCTCCTTCGCAATGGTGTGCCCGTGTATGGTTTTATCTACGACTTTTCCCGCCATACTCTGATGCACGGGGGAAAGGGGTTTGGAGCCTTCGATGGAGACAAACCCATGGCCATCAGCCAGAGGACAGAATCGAATGAGCTGTTTGCGGCTTTCGATGGATTTTCAGCGGAACGATTATTCAGCTTGTTAGCTGCTTTGAAGGGGCAGGGCTTCAAGTTGCGCAATGTAGGGAGTGGCACTCTTCACTTGGCCTATACCGCGAACGGATTGATGGATGGTTCTTTTAGTAACCGGGTCAGTATTTGGGACGTGGCCGCGTCGATTGCGTTATGTGAAGCGGTAGGTTCTGAATTCAATGAATTTGGTGAGTCATTTTTTCCGATGACTGAGTTTAACTTAAAAGAACCCAAGATGTATTTTTACGCCGGAACGCCTCATTTTTGCCGTTTGGTAGAATCTGTTTGGAAAAAGGCGGGCGTGTTTCCAGGATAG
- a CDS encoding MOSC domain-containing protein: MKIEAIYVSPGHDFYGRYGKERLDHGVELLTSVNCVAGKGLEGDRFFDYKEDFKGQASFFSSEVADALREKVPDPYFENSVFRRNIIVRGIDLNSLIGKRFQIGSVKFEGTQEAAPCDWMDSAVGPGARAFLEGQGGLRVRILSSGTLGVGELDLLILD, translated from the coding sequence ATGAAAATTGAAGCCATTTATGTATCTCCCGGCCACGATTTCTATGGTCGCTATGGTAAGGAACGACTGGACCATGGTGTTGAGTTGCTGACGTCTGTTAACTGTGTGGCTGGCAAGGGTCTGGAGGGAGATCGCTTTTTTGATTATAAGGAGGACTTCAAGGGACAGGCTTCGTTTTTTTCATCTGAAGTGGCAGATGCACTTCGAGAAAAAGTTCCTGATCCTTATTTCGAAAACTCTGTTTTTCGTCGTAATATTATCGTCCGGGGAATCGATTTGAATTCGCTGATTGGTAAACGGTTTCAGATTGGGTCCGTTAAATTTGAGGGAACTCAGGAAGCGGCTCCGTGTGATTGGATGGACTCTGCGGTAGGCCCTGGGGCTAGAGCCTTTTTGGAAGGCCAGGGAGGATTACGAGTGCGTATCCTGAGTTCAGGTACCTTAGGCGTGGGCGAATTAGACCTACTAATATTGGACTGA